The following coding sequences lie in one Streptococcus suis genomic window:
- a CDS encoding cysteine--tRNA ligase yields the protein MIKIYDTMTRSLRDFVPLEEGKVKMYVCGPTVYNYIHIGNARSVVAFDTIRRYFEYRGFDVAYISNFTDVDDKIIKAANEAGMTTKDLSDKFIAAFKEDVAKLGVKPATKNPRVIDYMDEIIDFVQVLIDKGYAYEAAGDVYFRVEKAENYARLANKTLSDLEAGASGRVEGEGQLKEHPFDFALWKTAKPGEVSWESPWGAGRPGWHIECSVMATEILGDTIDIHGGGADLEFPHHTNEIAQSECKTGETFANYWMHNAMLNINDEKMSKSLGNFLTAHDMLEQIDGQVLRFFLSTQHYRRPLNYTEKAISDAEINLKYLKNTYTQPVQNSVDKSVLELHLSAFEAAMDDDFNAANGITAIFDFAKWINSGNYDETVKEAFGNMLQVFGIVFEEEVLDSEIEALIAERQAARANRDFATADRIRDELAAQGIKLLDTKDGVRWTRD from the coding sequence ATGATTAAAATTTACGATACCATGACTCGTAGTTTGCGTGACTTTGTGCCCTTGGAAGAGGGCAAGGTCAAGATGTATGTCTGCGGACCAACGGTTTACAACTATATCCATATCGGCAATGCCCGTAGTGTCGTGGCTTTTGATACCATCCGCCGCTATTTTGAATACCGTGGCTTTGATGTAGCTTACATTTCTAACTTTACGGATGTGGATGACAAGATTATCAAAGCTGCTAATGAAGCAGGCATGACAACAAAGGATTTGTCTGATAAATTTATCGCAGCCTTCAAGGAAGATGTGGCAAAGTTAGGTGTCAAACCAGCTACCAAAAATCCTCGTGTTATCGACTACATGGATGAAATCATTGATTTTGTGCAGGTCTTGATTGACAAGGGGTACGCCTATGAAGCGGCTGGCGATGTTTATTTCCGTGTGGAAAAGGCTGAGAATTATGCTCGTTTGGCCAACAAAACCTTGTCTGACCTAGAAGCTGGGGCTTCTGGTCGTGTTGAGGGAGAAGGTCAACTCAAAGAACATCCTTTCGACTTTGCCCTGTGGAAAACTGCCAAGCCAGGCGAAGTGTCTTGGGAAAGTCCTTGGGGAGCAGGTCGTCCAGGTTGGCATATCGAGTGTTCGGTTATGGCAACAGAGATTTTGGGAGATACCATTGATATTCACGGTGGTGGTGCGGACTTGGAGTTCCCCCACCATACCAATGAAATCGCCCAGTCTGAGTGCAAAACAGGGGAAACCTTTGCCAACTACTGGATGCACAATGCCATGCTCAATATCAATGATGAGAAGATGTCCAAGTCCTTGGGCAATTTCCTGACAGCCCATGATATGTTGGAACAAATTGATGGTCAGGTCTTGCGATTCTTCCTATCTACCCAGCACTACCGCCGTCCACTCAACTACACTGAGAAGGCTATTTCAGATGCGGAAATCAATCTCAAATATCTGAAAAATACTTATACACAACCTGTGCAAAACTCTGTGGATAAGTCGGTTCTTGAATTACATCTGTCGGCCTTTGAAGCGGCAATGGATGATGATTTCAATGCGGCAAATGGGATTACGGCTATCTTTGACTTTGCCAAATGGATCAACTCAGGCAACTACGATGAAACTGTAAAAGAAGCCTTTGGAAACATGCTGCAAGTGTTCGGTATTGTCTTTGAAGAAGAAGTCTTGGACAGCGAGATTGAAGCCTTGATAGCAGAACGTCAAGCAGCGCGTGCCAATCGGGACTTTGCGACGGCTGACCGTATTCGTGATGAATTGGCAGCCCAGGGCATCAAGCTCTTGGATACCAAGGATGGTGTGAGGTGGACACGTGACTAA
- the cysE gene encoding serine O-acetyltransferase codes for MGWWKDTIEIVKEKDPAARTTLEVLLTYPGVKALAAHRLSHWMWKKGFKLLARMHSQFWRFWTNIEIHPGAEIASGVFIDHGAGLVIGETAIIESGVMLYHGVTLGGTGKDCGKRHPTVRKGALVSAHAQVIGPVEIGENAKVGAAAVVLADVPADVTVVGMPAKIVRVHGQKDEKVIHDMEGGREHYTTKLAELREASHHSSHL; via the coding sequence ATGGGTTGGTGGAAGGACACCATTGAGATTGTAAAAGAAAAAGATCCGGCAGCACGGACGACCTTGGAAGTTCTTTTGACCTACCCAGGTGTCAAGGCCTTGGCTGCCCACCGTCTGTCCCATTGGATGTGGAAAAAAGGCTTTAAATTACTAGCTAGGATGCACAGCCAATTTTGGCGCTTTTGGACCAATATTGAAATTCATCCAGGTGCCGAGATTGCTTCGGGGGTCTTCATTGACCATGGAGCTGGTTTGGTTATTGGTGAGACAGCTATTATTGAGTCTGGTGTCATGCTTTACCACGGCGTAACGCTTGGTGGAACGGGTAAGGATTGTGGCAAACGCCACCCGACCGTACGAAAGGGTGCCCTTGTCTCTGCACACGCACAGGTTATTGGACCTGTTGAAATCGGGGAAAATGCTAAAGTGGGTGCAGCTGCCGTTGTCCTAGCCGATGTTCCAGCCGATGTGACAGTAGTCGGTATGCCAGCTAAAATTGTCCGTGTGCACGGTCAAAAAGATGAGAAGGTCATTCATGACATGGAAGGTGGCCGTGAACACTACACGACTAAGCTTGCGGAATTACGAGAAGCCAGCCACCATTCGTCGCATTTGTAG
- the pnp gene encoding polyribonucleotide nucleotidyltransferase, whose product MSKQVFETVFAGKKLVVETGQVAKQANGAVVVRYGDSTVLTAAVMSKKMATGDFFPLQVNYEEKMYAAGKFPGGWMKREGRPSTDATLTARLIDRPIRPMFAEGFRNEVQVINTVLSYDPDASAPMAAMFGSSLALAISDIPFNGPIAGVQVGYVNGELIINPDKAQMEVSLLDLTVAGNKDAINMVESGAKELSEDIMLEALLKGHAAIQELLDFQNQIVAAVGKEKADVELLQVDPELQAEIVAAYNDDLKKAVQVEEKLAREDATNAVRETVIAAYEEKYAEHEEFDRIMRDVHEILELMEHAEVRRLITEDKVRPDGRRVDEIRPLDAEVDFLPNVHGSGLFTRGQTQALSVLTLAPMGETQIIDGLDDEYKKRFLHHYNFPQYSVGSTGRYGAPGRREIGHGALGERALEQVLPSLEDFPYAIRLVAEVLESNGSSSQASITAGTLALMAGGVPIKAPVAGIAMGLISDGTNYTVLTDIQGLEDHFGDMDFKVAGTRDGITALQMDIKIDGITPQILEEALAQAKKARFEILDVIEATIPEVRPDLAPTAPKIDTIKIDVDKIKIVIGKGGETIDKIIAETGVKIDIDEDGLVAIFSPDRDAIERTKEIIAGLVREAKVDEVFQAKVVRLEKFGAFVNLFDKTDALVHVSEMAWTRVNKPEDLVEIGDMVDVKVIKIDDKGRIDASMKALLPKPEGYVEPEKRERSDRPRRHKDNKEKKDNNFGEFKFHKVEKK is encoded by the coding sequence ATGTCAAAACAAGTATTTGAAACGGTTTTTGCTGGCAAAAAATTGGTCGTTGAAACAGGTCAAGTTGCCAAACAAGCCAATGGTGCGGTGGTCGTTCGCTATGGCGATTCAACAGTATTGACTGCGGCAGTTATGTCCAAGAAAATGGCGACGGGTGATTTCTTCCCCCTCCAAGTCAACTATGAAGAAAAAATGTACGCCGCTGGGAAATTCCCAGGTGGCTGGATGAAGCGTGAAGGTCGTCCGTCAACTGATGCGACTTTGACAGCTCGTTTGATTGACCGTCCAATCCGTCCAATGTTTGCGGAAGGCTTCCGAAATGAAGTCCAAGTCATCAACACAGTGCTTTCTTACGATCCAGATGCTTCTGCTCCAATGGCAGCAATGTTTGGTTCTTCATTGGCATTGGCAATCTCAGACATCCCATTCAACGGCCCAATCGCTGGTGTCCAGGTTGGTTATGTCAATGGTGAACTCATCATCAACCCTGATAAGGCTCAGATGGAAGTGTCTCTCCTAGACTTGACAGTTGCTGGTAACAAGGATGCCATCAACATGGTAGAGTCTGGTGCCAAAGAATTGTCAGAAGACATCATGTTGGAAGCACTCCTCAAAGGTCATGCGGCTATTCAAGAACTCCTTGACTTCCAAAATCAAATCGTAGCAGCAGTCGGCAAGGAAAAAGCAGATGTGGAGCTTCTTCAAGTGGACCCAGAATTGCAGGCTGAGATTGTCGCAGCTTATAATGATGATTTGAAAAAAGCGGTGCAGGTAGAAGAAAAATTAGCCCGTGAAGATGCGACCAATGCCGTTCGTGAGACCGTCATCGCAGCCTACGAAGAAAAATACGCTGAACACGAAGAATTCGACCGCATTATGCGGGATGTCCATGAAATCTTGGAACTCATGGAGCACGCAGAAGTTCGTCGTTTGATTACAGAAGATAAGGTCCGCCCAGACGGTCGTCGTGTGGATGAAATTCGTCCGCTGGACGCAGAAGTAGACTTCTTACCAAATGTTCATGGATCAGGTCTCTTTACCCGTGGTCAAACGCAAGCTCTTTCTGTCTTGACCTTGGCTCCAATGGGTGAAACCCAAATCATCGACGGATTGGACGACGAGTACAAGAAACGTTTCTTGCACCACTACAATTTCCCACAATATTCAGTTGGCTCAACTGGTCGTTACGGTGCCCCAGGTCGTCGTGAGATTGGTCACGGTGCCCTTGGTGAGCGTGCTCTCGAGCAAGTCTTGCCAAGCCTAGAAGACTTCCCTTACGCTATCCGCTTGGTAGCAGAAGTTTTGGAATCAAACGGTTCTTCATCACAGGCTTCTATCACAGCCGGTACCCTTGCCCTCATGGCAGGTGGTGTGCCAATCAAGGCACCAGTTGCAGGGATTGCTATGGGTCTGATTTCAGACGGTACCAACTACACCGTCTTGACCGATATTCAAGGTCTTGAGGACCACTTCGGCGACATGGACTTCAAGGTGGCTGGTACCCGTGATGGTATCACAGCTCTTCAAATGGACATCAAGATTGACGGTATCACACCGCAAATCTTGGAAGAAGCCTTGGCACAAGCTAAGAAGGCACGTTTTGAAATCCTCGATGTCATCGAAGCGACCATTCCAGAAGTTCGTCCTGACTTGGCACCAACTGCACCGAAGATTGACACTATCAAGATTGATGTGGACAAGATCAAGATTGTTATCGGTAAGGGTGGCGAAACCATCGATAAGATTATTGCAGAAACTGGCGTGAAAATCGATATCGACGAAGACGGTCTAGTGGCTATCTTCTCACCAGATCGCGATGCGATTGAACGGACCAAGGAAATCATAGCAGGTCTTGTTCGTGAAGCAAAAGTGGACGAAGTCTTCCAAGCAAAAGTGGTTCGTTTGGAGAAATTCGGTGCCTTTGTCAACCTCTTTGACAAGACAGATGCTCTGGTCCACGTTTCTGAAATGGCTTGGACCCGTGTCAATAAACCAGAAGATTTGGTTGAAATTGGCGATATGGTTGATGTCAAAGTTATCAAGATTGATGATAAAGGACGTATTGACGCTTCTATGAAGGCTCTTCTTCCAAAACCAGAAGGCTATGTGGAGCCAGAAAAACGCGAGCGTTCTGACAGACCACGCCGTCATAAAGACAACAAAGAGAAAAAAGATAACAACTTTGGTGAATTCAAATTCCACAAGGTTGAAAAGAAATAA
- a CDS encoding Mini-ribonuclease 3: MTKAVDVNLINGIALAFEGDAVYSMYVRRHLIFKGLTKPNQLHGEANKYVSAKAQASLISALLEAQLLTEKEEEIYKRGRNSHSHTKAKNADVVTYRMSTGFEAVLGYLHMTEQIERLEELVGWCIEFVENN; encoded by the coding sequence GTGACTAAGGCAGTAGATGTCAATCTCATCAATGGAATTGCCCTGGCTTTTGAAGGGGATGCTGTCTATTCTATGTATGTCAGACGGCACTTGATTTTCAAGGGGCTGACCAAGCCTAATCAATTGCACGGAGAGGCTAACAAATACGTCTCTGCCAAGGCTCAGGCAAGCCTAATCTCTGCCCTCTTAGAAGCTCAGCTATTGACCGAAAAAGAGGAAGAAATCTACAAGCGGGGAAGGAATAGCCATAGTCACACCAAGGCCAAGAACGCGGACGTGGTCACCTATCGGATGTCCACAGGTTTTGAGGCGGTCTTGGGCTACCTGCACATGACCGAGCAAATCGAACGCTTGGAGGAGCTGGTGGGCTGGTGTATTGAGTTTGTAGAAAATAACTAA
- a CDS encoding 30S ribosomal protein S15, with protein MAISKEKKNEIMAQYARHEGDTGSVEVQVAVLTWEINHLNDHIKQHKKDHATYRGLMKKIGRRRNLLAYLRRTDVNRYRELIHSLGLRR; from the coding sequence ATGGCAATCTCAAAAGAGAAAAAAAATGAAATCATGGCACAATATGCTCGTCATGAAGGCGACACTGGTTCAGTTGAAGTTCAAGTAGCAGTACTTACTTGGGAGATCAACCACCTTAACGACCACATCAAACAACACAAAAAAGACCACGCAACTTACCGTGGTTTGATGAAAAAAATCGGTCGCCGTCGTAACTTGTTGGCCTACCTACGCCGCACAGACGTAAACCGTTACCGTGAATTGATTCACTCACTCGGACTCCGTCGTTAA
- a CDS encoding phosphorylase: protein MLLEEFEPSPAVIEPTDKAIRGGGEVCETMIFSFNGEIVDRVHQLPESREGGYLESINGRHPWYILEGDGVRVAVMLAVVGAPMAVGHLEELKACGFENFIVLGSCGVLDSSLAADKIILPSSALRDEGTSYHYAPASDEISYDPALLLTMEKALDQAGIEHIRAKTWTTDAFYRETAAKVKRRLAAGAMVVDMEASAIMAWANFRQAKVYQFFYTADYVDHHKNEWDARREEGTADSMTFFEVAMAIARTLESTSC from the coding sequence ATGCTACTAGAAGAATTTGAACCAAGTCCTGCAGTCATTGAACCGACGGACAAAGCCATTCGTGGTGGCGGTGAGGTATGTGAAACCATGATTTTCTCCTTCAATGGGGAAATCGTAGACCGTGTCCATCAGCTACCTGAAAGCAGAGAAGGTGGCTACTTAGAAAGCATTAACGGTCGCCATCCTTGGTATATCTTGGAAGGAGATGGGGTGCGAGTTGCGGTTATGTTGGCAGTCGTCGGTGCTCCCATGGCGGTTGGTCACTTGGAGGAACTGAAAGCCTGTGGCTTTGAGAATTTTATCGTTCTGGGTTCTTGTGGGGTGCTGGATTCGTCACTTGCTGCGGATAAGATTATTCTTCCTAGCTCTGCCCTACGAGATGAGGGGACTAGCTACCACTACGCCCCTGCTAGCGATGAAATCAGCTATGACCCTGCTCTGCTATTGACCATGGAAAAGGCCTTGGACCAAGCAGGAATCGAACATATTCGGGCTAAGACCTGGACGACGGATGCCTTTTATCGGGAAACGGCTGCCAAGGTCAAGCGTCGCCTAGCCGCGGGTGCCATGGTGGTCGATATGGAAGCCTCTGCTATCATGGCCTGGGCAAACTTTCGTCAGGCCAAGGTCTATCAGTTTTTCTACACGGCAGACTATGTGGACCACCACAAGAACGAGTGGGATGCCCGTCGAGAGGAAGGGACGGCTGACAGTATGACCTTCTTTGAAGTGGCCATGGCGATTGCAAGAACATTAGAAAGTACATCATGTTAA
- a CDS encoding GNAT family N-acetyltransferase has protein sequence MIIATNVLNPKQLSAAKTLISTVQSHDGTYRAPCLSNMLNFDPEMPAFFLAYQGKQLVGLLTVYADDEDVELAIIVHPAYRRQGLARKLYDCYQMKTANYPIASVTFQTERVFLDKHPDLATAWGLVEDTDTETWLGRERVPYQLSQQAELTVSLAQAHHADNIARFQTQVFDSDYEVALRYAREAIADADSLLYLLEHSGAVIGSCTVDISTDDNYLYGLAIAPDQQQKGYGTYLVKAVINDLITKNDKPFQIAVEDDNLIAKRLYENIGFTKQTQVVYLDPKEG, from the coding sequence ATGATAATAGCAACGAATGTCCTAAATCCCAAGCAGTTATCCGCAGCAAAAACTCTGATAAGCACTGTACAATCCCATGACGGCACCTATCGTGCCCCTTGCCTGTCAAATATGCTCAACTTTGACCCTGAAATGCCAGCTTTTTTCTTGGCCTATCAAGGTAAACAGTTGGTGGGACTCTTGACTGTGTATGCCGATGATGAGGATGTGGAACTTGCGATTATTGTGCACCCAGCCTACCGCAGACAGGGGCTGGCACGCAAGCTCTATGATTGCTACCAGATGAAGACGGCTAACTATCCTATCGCTAGTGTGACCTTTCAGACTGAACGTGTCTTTCTAGATAAGCACCCAGACCTTGCGACAGCCTGGGGCTTGGTAGAAGATACGGATACTGAGACATGGTTGGGTCGTGAACGAGTGCCTTATCAGCTCTCACAACAGGCTGAACTCACAGTAAGTTTGGCACAGGCTCACCATGCAGATAACATTGCACGTTTTCAGACACAGGTCTTTGATAGCGACTATGAGGTGGCTCTTCGTTACGCACGCGAAGCCATTGCGGATGCGGATAGCTTGCTTTATCTTTTGGAACATAGCGGAGCAGTTATCGGTTCTTGCACAGTAGATATCTCGACCGATGATAACTACCTTTACGGTTTAGCTATCGCCCCAGACCAGCAACAAAAAGGTTACGGCACTTACTTAGTCAAAGCTGTCATCAATGACCTTATCACGAAAAACGATAAACCTTTTCAAATCGCCGTCGAAGATGACAACCTCATCGCTAAGCGGCTGTATGAAAATATCGGTTTTACCAAGCAGACACAAGTGGTCTACTTAGACCCGAAAGAAGGTTGA
- a CDS encoding endo-beta-N-acetylglucosaminidase encodes MTKYDFDKRERFGIRKFTIGACSVLIGATLFGTQVSADQLENVDSLSEPAVELSSVVNEYVEKTEAEEGISPNSTDEKAVTEELNGEASVSDSREEKLPSAPSDNSENKLEDTEEAEDKEVDSSDSGLLLSDFPQVADQGIRPKEIKFNNWDQVLAWEPGARPDDDLNRASVELVERFRGHVVNERANENAKVEALSNTNSKAKDHASVGGEEFKAYAFDYWQYIDSMVFWEGLIPSPDVIDAGHRNGVPVLGTIFYNWSSSIEDQEKFVSSLRQDPDGSFPVARKLVDMAKYYGFDGYFINQETTGSMVQPLGETMRNFMLYTKEYAESIGYPITYSWYDAMTYEYGRYHEDGLGDYNYPFMEKEGEMVPADHFFANFNWNKEKNDYSVYIAEYLERDPFDIFAGLELQRGGSYNSQINWDALFDENGKLRLSLGLFAPDTITSLGATGEDYHENENIFFTGYQGDPTKQKPSDKNWYGLANLIADKTAITSSNFNSSFNTGHGKKWFVDGKVAKDGEWNYRSVSGILPTWRWWIEASGEKLAAAYDFDDAYNGGNSLRFTGDLEKDGKQEIKLYSTKIPLSETSRLRVAHKGGQGTNISLALALEPDYQFANKEAWRLLKLSGDWQDQTFDLSSLAGKTVYGVQVVVENEAALSDFDFRLGQLAIYDQENSPTAPKDGQVLAKRLKNAQDAEAVISFTGTDDADYYEVYAQVDGQWKLLTGSSNTRIYLPQLVRSAQAEGRTQALKVHAVGKNGLRSEAGEFIFDWEMTVKDTSLPKPLAENIVLGAEVIGSSFAKKEGGEGIEGMLNGTITSLSDKWSSHQLSGHVDIRLTQPRTVVRWAMDHAGAGGESVNDGLMNTKDFDLYYKNENGDWVLAKEVRGNRDHVTDIVLDKPIRAQEWRLDVLTSDNGTPWKAIRIYNWRMYEELDMETPNIPMVHAVARHLGNHQIQVGFKDVPANRKIALYSSPDAVKPLAELETTESGNLIFDPIRFESLPEFIYYRTLEEGKDWSNLLAIRVPQGEKVVKAMEWIAPLEKKVYRQGSPLSLAGAQFRVVFEGDWPAERVNTTNPAVTVRGFDPQKLGEQTLTVSYLGETLAQPLMVYVVEDIAQGEKKAVGLEIQQLPKVQYVVGDDLDVTNGRFAIIYDDESTQSFSLTEAGVEIVGFDSRKEGRQSLGLRYAGLETSFDVLVSPKPIVNDEYLKQKIAEIEALQTQTAYLYSSEQTQLALQTALEEAKSVVADTNRTVEQVEAAQTLLEKQLGELDGEKLYQADHGRLNQLIQEVKGIDRPINSSELSSLHEKTEKILGSDSIRPDEMKELLSEWTDLFEQSSLVTHVGTTDLMESKNLLAPEKPRMDLTYELVPRQIIKRISTDLPLGKERIVQEGADGQMMVAHLVYSDGRRELYSRTVADESQPKIVEVGSGLPIQQEKNLMVENSLQVEKQFRDVSLQKGGLPQTGDTYQEKYVLLGLVGVALAGLSQLAKLRKQGE; translated from the coding sequence ATGACAAAATATGATTTCGACAAACGTGAGCGATTCGGTATTCGAAAATTTACAATAGGTGCTTGTTCTGTTTTGATTGGTGCGACCTTATTTGGAACACAGGTTTCTGCGGACCAGCTAGAAAATGTGGACAGCTTGTCAGAGCCAGCTGTTGAGCTCTCTTCCGTTGTGAACGAATATGTGGAAAAGACCGAAGCTGAAGAAGGAATATCACCAAATTCAACAGATGAGAAAGCGGTGACCGAAGAGTTGAATGGAGAAGCATCTGTATCAGATAGTAGAGAAGAAAAACTGCCTTCAGCTCCGTCTGATAATTCAGAAAATAAACTAGAGGATACAGAGGAAGCGGAAGATAAAGAGGTAGATTCTTCAGATTCTGGTCTGTTGCTTTCTGATTTTCCTCAGGTAGCGGATCAAGGAATTCGTCCGAAAGAGATTAAGTTTAACAACTGGGATCAGGTGCTTGCTTGGGAGCCGGGTGCTCGTCCAGATGATGATTTGAACCGTGCTTCTGTAGAGCTGGTTGAGCGCTTTAGAGGGCATGTCGTCAATGAGAGAGCCAATGAGAATGCAAAGGTAGAAGCTCTTTCAAATACCAACTCTAAGGCGAAAGACCATGCCTCTGTTGGGGGAGAAGAGTTTAAAGCCTATGCCTTTGATTACTGGCAGTATATTGATTCAATGGTATTTTGGGAAGGCTTAATTCCTAGCCCAGATGTCATTGATGCTGGACACCGCAATGGTGTGCCTGTTTTGGGAACGATTTTCTACAATTGGTCCAGTAGTATTGAAGATCAAGAGAAGTTTGTGTCTTCTTTGAGACAGGATCCTGATGGAAGTTTTCCTGTTGCTCGTAAGTTGGTAGATATGGCTAAATACTATGGTTTCGATGGTTATTTCATTAATCAAGAGACTACAGGAAGCATGGTTCAACCACTAGGGGAAACAATGAGAAACTTCATGCTCTATACCAAGGAATATGCAGAATCGATTGGTTATCCGATAACGTATTCTTGGTATGATGCCATGACATATGAATATGGACGATATCATGAAGATGGACTTGGAGATTATAACTATCCATTTATGGAAAAAGAAGGGGAAATGGTACCGGCAGATCATTTCTTTGCAAATTTTAACTGGAATAAAGAAAAAAATGATTATTCAGTTTACATAGCAGAGTATCTTGAACGCGATCCATTCGATATCTTTGCAGGCTTAGAATTACAAAGAGGAGGCTCCTATAATTCTCAGATAAATTGGGATGCTCTGTTTGATGAAAATGGGAAATTGAGATTATCACTCGGTCTGTTTGCGCCAGATACCATTACAAGTTTGGGTGCGACGGGTGAGGATTATCATGAGAATGAGAATATCTTCTTTACAGGCTATCAAGGTGATCCAACCAAACAGAAACCTTCGGATAAAAATTGGTATGGCTTGGCCAATCTCATTGCGGATAAGACGGCTATTACAAGCAGTAATTTTAATAGTTCCTTTAATACAGGGCACGGGAAAAAATGGTTTGTAGATGGCAAGGTTGCCAAAGATGGGGAATGGAATTATCGCTCTGTGTCTGGTATTTTACCAACCTGGCGGTGGTGGATTGAAGCAAGTGGTGAAAAGCTTGCTGCGGCTTATGATTTTGATGATGCCTATAATGGGGGCAACTCTCTTCGTTTTACAGGCGATTTGGAAAAAGATGGTAAGCAGGAAATTAAGTTGTATTCCACCAAGATTCCTCTATCAGAAACAAGTCGTTTGAGGGTTGCGCACAAAGGAGGGCAAGGTACAAATATCTCCCTAGCTCTAGCGCTTGAACCAGATTATCAATTTGCGAATAAAGAAGCGTGGCGCTTGCTTAAACTATCAGGAGATTGGCAAGATCAGACCTTTGATTTATCTAGTCTGGCAGGAAAGACAGTGTACGGTGTCCAAGTGGTTGTTGAAAATGAAGCAGCGCTGTCAGATTTTGATTTTCGTTTAGGGCAGTTGGCTATATATGACCAGGAAAATTCACCTACTGCACCGAAAGATGGCCAAGTCCTTGCTAAGCGATTGAAGAATGCCCAAGATGCTGAAGCTGTGATTAGCTTTACAGGGACAGATGATGCAGACTATTATGAAGTATATGCGCAGGTCGACGGACAGTGGAAATTGCTGACAGGTTCTTCTAATACAAGGATTTACCTCCCTCAGCTAGTTCGTTCTGCACAGGCAGAAGGTCGAACCCAAGCTTTGAAAGTTCATGCCGTTGGGAAAAATGGTTTGCGTTCGGAAGCAGGGGAGTTTATCTTTGATTGGGAAATGACGGTGAAAGATACTAGCCTTCCTAAACCATTGGCAGAAAACATTGTTCTCGGAGCAGAAGTCATCGGTTCAAGTTTTGCTAAAAAAGAAGGTGGAGAAGGCATTGAGGGCATGTTGAATGGGACCATTACCAGTCTGTCAGATAAATGGTCTTCCCATCAATTGAGTGGCCATGTAGATATTCGTTTGACCCAACCTCGGACAGTCGTGCGATGGGCTATGGATCATGCTGGTGCAGGTGGTGAATCGGTCAATGATGGCTTAATGAACACCAAGGATTTCGATCTCTATTATAAAAATGAGAATGGTGATTGGGTGTTAGCCAAAGAAGTTCGTGGCAATCGTGATCATGTGACAGACATCGTATTGGACAAGCCAATTCGAGCGCAGGAATGGCGTTTGGATGTCTTGACTTCTGATAATGGTACTCCTTGGAAGGCCATTCGTATTTATAATTGGCGTATGTATGAAGAATTGGACATGGAGACACCAAATATTCCGATGGTCCATGCTGTTGCTCGTCATCTCGGTAATCATCAGATTCAAGTAGGTTTCAAGGATGTCCCTGCCAATCGGAAAATAGCGCTTTATTCTAGTCCAGATGCCGTAAAACCACTAGCAGAATTGGAAACGACAGAGTCAGGAAATCTTATATTCGACCCGATTCGCTTTGAGTCCTTGCCTGAGTTCATTTACTACCGTACTCTGGAGGAAGGAAAGGATTGGAGCAATCTATTGGCCATTCGCGTTCCGCAAGGTGAAAAAGTCGTGAAAGCGATGGAATGGATAGCTCCCCTAGAGAAAAAAGTTTACCGACAAGGTAGTCCTTTATCGCTTGCAGGAGCACAATTCCGTGTAGTTTTTGAAGGAGATTGGCCTGCTGAACGGGTGAATACCACCAATCCGGCAGTTACAGTAAGGGGATTTGATCCGCAAAAATTAGGTGAACAAACATTGACCGTTTCCTATCTAGGAGAAACACTTGCTCAGCCACTGATGGTATATGTTGTTGAAGATATAGCCCAGGGTGAGAAAAAAGCAGTCGGTCTAGAAATCCAACAGTTACCAAAAGTGCAGTATGTTGTAGGAGATGATTTGGATGTCACAAATGGTCGATTTGCTATTATCTATGACGATGAGTCAACTCAGTCCTTCTCTTTGACAGAAGCTGGAGTAGAAATTGTTGGTTTCGATTCCCGTAAAGAGGGGCGTCAGAGCCTAGGTTTGCGGTATGCTGGTTTGGAAACTTCATTTGATGTCCTTGTTTCACCGAAGCCAATCGTCAATGATGAGTATCTAAAGCAGAAAATAGCAGAAATTGAGGCTCTACAAACCCAAACAGCCTATCTCTATTCTAGTGAGCAGACACAACTTGCCTTGCAAACTGCCTTGGAAGAAGCTAAGTCTGTGGTAGCAGATACCAATCGGACAGTCGAGCAGGTTGAAGCCGCTCAAACTCTTTTAGAGAAACAGTTAGGAGAGCTGGATGGGGAGAAACTTTACCAAGCAGATCATGGGCGTCTCAATCAGCTAATTCAAGAGGTGAAAGGAATAGATAGGCCTATAAATTCTTCTGAGCTGAGTTCTTTACATGAAAAAACTGAGAAAATTTTGGGTTCGGATAGTATTCGTCCAGATGAGATGAAGGAGCTGCTCAGTGAATGGACTGATTTGTTTGAACAGTCTAGTCTGGTAACGCATGTCGGTACAACAGATTTAATGGAGTCTAAGAATTTACTAGCTCCTGAAAAACCGAGGATGGATTTGACCTATGAGCTGGTGCCGAGACAAATCATCAAACGGATCAGTACTGATTTGCCACTGGGCAAAGAGCGAATTGTTCAGGAGGGGGCTGATGGTCAAATGATGGTAGCTCACCTAGTCTATAGTGATGGCCGTCGCGAGCTGTATTCACGAACAGTTGCTGATGAGAGTCAGCCGAAAATTGTGGAGGTCGGCAGCGGTTTGCCTATCCAGCAAGAGAAGAATTTAATGGTAGAAAATAGCCTGCAGGTTGAAAAGCAGTTCAGAGATGTTTCTCTGCAGAAGGGCGGTCTTCCACAAACTGGTGATACCTATCAGGAGAAGTATGTCCTTCTTGGGTTAGTTGGTGTGGCTCTGGCTGGCCTATCTCAGTTAGCTAAGCTTAGAAAACAAGGTGAATAA